The window CACTTTCCTACACATAATGTATATAACTATAATATGTACTGTAAAAGTTTCCTAAAGTGATGTTTGTTTCCAAGATTACTGTTAAGTTTGCAGTACAAGGCGATATGTCACATGAAGACCCACGTATGCACATTAATTTAGTTGTCGTCCATTTTCCACTGGCAGCGCAGACAATCTTCCGAGGGCCAGACACGGGGGTGTATCCCTGTTTGCAGGACAACACTAACTCCTCACCAGGGCTGAAGTACCTCTGGAGCCCATCTGTCTCAATGTTGGCAGCCAGCTCAGGCCTAAAACATACTTCAAGGACAAACAGAAAATTATGCATAGAATCTCAAATTGCTTTGAAAAATATCTAAGATTTAAGCTACGTTATCCAGCCACAaaagagggaaggaaggaagaaaaatgaagaaataataataaataccatTGTCTTGTTCAGATGTCACGatagtaaaaataacaaatggaGATAGCAGAAACAGAGTAAGCATGTGTTCCATCCTTTGTAGAAAAGTCGGACGCTCCTCGGTTCTTTCCAGTGGCCTCTGGTTGAAATACTGACtctctgtcccttttttcactgctgtttgtgtttctcaAAAAGTAAACAGATAAGAGCAGCATGAAGTAACTGCTTATAAGCAatccctgttttgttttctgctttttttggcTTGCTTTTTGCAATAATAGACGCCATTTTTACTGGAATTGAAATGCTCCAGCTGTGGACTTTCCCTTGTTGCTGCAATATTATGAAACACCAGCCCATTTGGCCCAATTCTTCCATTGCTTCACTTCACACTAGAGGGGTCGAGACACATTAAatctaaaataatacaatagCATGATGAGTCATTGCTGACAAATTCATCATGTTAATGAGTTGTAAGAATCTGTATTTCCAGAAATTCCAAGAAAGTCCAACTTGTGGCCGTTATACAACTTGTGGccgttattatatatatatatatatatatatatatatacatatatataatcaCCTCTGTGGGTTGTTCACACAATGACATCACATTAGAGTGGTTAAGGTCACATAGACGTTTTGAGCGGTATCAGATTCACGTACAATTTTCACATGAATAAGGTGTGAATTGGTAAGGAACCTCCTGTAAAAGGATGTCAGATTTTGTACCCAGGTAGTTCAGGtctttagtttttattgtaacctcagtcaaaatatacagtatgttcggTACGTGTGTATCAAAGGATTGCAAACTACACAAGATCATCAGGTCATTGACTCTCTAAGGTACCAAACCAacatcattttcattattttatcaaGAATTACTGCTATTACTTTTCAGCTGATACTGTCAGATCAAATAAAATAAGTGGCCTCGGTCTTTAAGCGTACTGTTACAGATTCATTCACATCGAAATGTAGGTGTACATGATGTTTTAGGTCATTGTGTGCAGTTATGCAGGTCTTGCAGAGCTTGTGGGGCTTGCAGGGGGTGAAGCAGCACACATTGCGATTTCTGATGGAAGGGTTTTGGGCCTTAAGTTGTACTCCATGTTGCCTGGTTctaaaagcaagaaaaagaaaggcaGATATAAAAATGCATGGCTGCACGGGGCTTCTTCAAAGGCATTTGTAAGTCTCTGAGAAACTCATTATATAACATTGTTTTGGGGGAAAGAGCACTGCATTGCCACTATGCAAACATGGGGATAGGGACAAGTTGTGCCAAAACTCAGTTTTGAGTCAAATATCCTAAACCCTTTATTATCTAATGTTTGCTGTGTTCTCTGCTGTTATACCATATATACAGTAATACTTTCCCTGCCTATAAACATAGTTCAATTTTTCTACAAACATTTTTAGGTATAGGTTTTGAATCTGTACAAGTGCTCATGGTTTCAAATTTGAATACAATTGAATACAGTTGTATTTTTAATTATCTGTTGAGCAACCAAATCTCAACAGGTGGAATTAGAGAGGTCGGAATAAGATTTATCCAGCTGACAAGAACTTACCCTCAAAGCACTCTGGGATGGGGAGGGTTCCATCATTACAAGTGCTGGCCACAGGGTAGCCACACTTTTCAGCTCTGTTCAGACAATAGAAGACAACATGTTCTCCATGGAGGACTCTGTTGGGTTTCAGGTCTGAAATCCAAAGCTTCTTGGCATTGTAGAAGATACGGCCTCTTTTGATGTTAACTGTGCAGGGAGCTGGATGGGGAAACAGAGAGATCTACATCACAGATAACGTTAGTATCGGGTTGAAGCTCATTTGAATTGCCACTCCTAGGTTTGCATGAAAGCAGTGCTGAAATTTAAGAAGAGTTTAGCTCTAGTTTCTTTTAACTAACCAGGGGGGCTGGAGACTCCCTCAGCTTGTAATGCACAGAAACAATATGAACGTATCTGGATAATGCTGATCCAGAATCATAAATACAGGAATTTAGCACTTTAGATTTCAAGATATAATGACTCACCTCTGCAAACTGGTTTGGAAGACCAGTTTCCCGTGTTTTGGCACTGTATCTCAGCCTCACCATCCAGAATATAATGCTCATTGCAGGCGTACTTAACCTTTTCCTTGTAGCCATGTTGTCTCTTCACAGCAAAGGTGATGAAGCCATTCGGTATTCCTGTTGGGATGGTGCAGCTCACCTCTGGGATGATCAAAAATGTAAAGAGGTATTATGTGGTAGTTACAAATTGCAAAGGGTATGCAGTCTAAAAGAAGACATTAAaggaaacattgaaaaaatgtaaatgcaggCAGGCAGGTTGGTTTCATTGTGGCAAATCCTATAGATTTGATTTGGCCCACAACTAATCATGAAGACGAGAAATAGATGAAAGAGGAAGACATGGTTAAAGAATATGGAGAACACTGACACTTTCACACTGACACTTGTTTGCGTACCTCGGCACACCGGCGGCTCAGTTGCACTTCCATCAGCCATGCAGGATCCTCTCTCATAACTTGGTGCCTTAGGTGGGTTACACTCATATGTCCAGCCTTGCCCATACATGGTGGTGCTCCCAGTAACTGGCTTATCATGGACAATTCTTCCATCGCTAGGTGGCTTGGGCAGTGGACAGTTCACAGCtataagaagaaaaacaatctCACTTGAGTTTTACCGACATCAACATATAATGAGATGTATGCTGCCTTCCAAGGAACAAAGTGAGTTAACCACCTTTACATATACTCTACAATTTTATTCTGCATACTGTCAAAAATGAACAAGACAAATGTcttgttaaaataataacttattATTATACTATTGTGTAACGTATACATGGTAACAGAAATtaagcatcaaaaacaaataagtaTTTCCTAGttatataaaaatgttaatctttggaagttgtgttttttctccATTGAACAATGTGCAGTCTGTTACCATTTCAACTATGTATATTTTCCTCCTGTACCTTTGCAGAGAGGTGGTGGATCGCTCCAGGTGCCATCGTGTAAACACCTGCTCTCACTGGCTCCTTGCATGACGTACCTGACAAAGTTCACATCATTCTAACATATATTATTGCAATCACACCTTGTAATGATTTTTTTGGAACTATGAAGCGACTATAAAGTGACTTTAAAGTGACTTTTAGACTTATAGACACTTTTTCTTGTACCACCGTTTAGTCTTACCCATCATCACATGTGAAGTTAAGCACACTCTTGAATGGAGCCTCGGTCCTTCCCATTGCTAATGGCTGCAGAGGTCTAGGGATTGGGCACATCTTAGCTGTAGAAAAGATTGTACAGTTTTGAATATAAATCTCTTGCAGGTTATAATCACATTATTCACAATTCATAATattacagtatacatacatattctaGGAGCaccaaaatgtgttatttttgtcattggTATATTTTATGGGTCAGACTGTATTAGTGTATGAAAACTAATATGATTTTTCAAGAAAGGTCAGAAGGAGCACAATACATAAGCCAGTTTTTACTCCCACCTTGCTCATACTTTCTACATTGGGGTGCTTGTAACAATTTAAGAATTATGGCAGTTCTAGTGTTGCCCTTCTGTATCACTCTATGTAGTAGAGTGAAAGTCCCACCCCAGTAAACTCACGGGAGCACGCCAGGTCTGACTGTGTCCATTCTCCTGTGTCGGTGCAGATAATCCTTCGATGGGTCACTGTGGAAGGCAAGTACCCCTGTCCACATGTTAGGGTCACCTCTTCTCCGAACTCATACACACGTTTTAGGGTTGACTTGTCAATCCCGTCAGTGACAAGAGGTCGGCCACATACTGgtgaaaaacaagaaatataaTTTGACAAATAAACAGAAAGAATTCAAGGGAATAATGTTCCTTACTCAGCAACTCCAGCCATTCCTTTGTGTAGATTAGAATGTTTTGAAAGTTGTGCACACTTTACTTTTGATGCAACACCATCAATCATGTGCAAAAGGTGCGTTGGATAAGAAAGAAAATGCATAGATAAAGGACTGTGGCAGGAGTACTTGCAGTACATTACCAAAAAGCTGAATAGTCATTTCATGCTCAAATACAAATGAAGCAATTATCCTGCTCCATTTTACCTTTAATGGATGTTACAGTTGTGTACAAAGCTACTTGGCAAAGGACCAGCAAAGCCAACGTTGAAGCCATCTTCTTAGGAGTGAAGTCTCCTCAGTGTCCCCAGACTCTGGGTGGAGATGGAGTCAACAAAAAGGCTCCTGGGTAAACAAGCCCCCCTGATAATAGCCTGCTCCAATCAGATGCCAGTGTAAGCTCCTATTGATCGAGCACAAAGGTCTTAACTCCAACATATTTACAATGTCCAATGGCTGTTTGCTCTAATGAAGcagaaaaacaatattatagcaataaaaacaattaataaagGGTCATGTTGTGTATGTGCTCCAGTTTGGGTTAACAAAATTTGCTTTTTGGTTAGGTTAGGAAAATTTAAGAAGTGCATGTTAAAAAATGGAAACTCCGTGACCTGAATCATAATCACTGAAATTATGCAATACCTAACTAGGTCAAAGGATTTGTTGATAGAAAGTAATACTGTGTGTCCTTAATGGTTGGATTCAGATGGGCAGATTACATTATTTGAATGAGCTATACATCATGGGACTGCCAGCTAAAAGCTCTTTTAGTATTATTCTTTCTCAGGCTGCACTGTGAACCCCAGGGAATTGGAAAACTTAGAAACGTTTTAGAGATAGCAAGCAAGTCAATAGGGCAGATGAACCTTCCCTGTTAGCAAATGTTTCAAATGAGAAGAAATGTAACCCTGCTAAAGCACACACCAGCCATAGTTTGTGTCATAAAGCAATCCAGTTGAAGACATTCATAAATGCAGCAAAATATCTTTAGGCACAATCAGAACAATTAATTAAGCACATTATGAGAGACAAAGACTGAGAgtttaaatggaaaataataCTAAGCTGTTAGTCAAGCAGGAAATCAATCTGCTTGTTTTTAAAGATATGGTAGGCACTCTTAATATTTGGCTAGGGCACAAATTCCAAAATAATCTTTTGGCaaattgtaattcaagtggtcaAAACTAGACTTTTGCACCACCTCTTGGCTCTGTTTTCAGGATTTAAATAACCCTAGCATGATGGGAGACTTTGgtcaatcacaggtcatttcagagagagagagagagagagagagagagagagagagagagagagagagagagagagcgttccTATTGGTTGTTCTGTTCATGCATAACTCGTGCGACGGAGAGGGGAGAGGTGGAGCTGCTGAAGAGGTCACTCTACTTCAAATTCTGgcgttttttttgcattttactcactgcagctttaataaaTTATGAGTTGAAAAAGATTGATACACTGTAGTGCCAGTGGCCAtataaaatgacacattttggATTCCAGGCCTGATTCAGATACGGCTTGGAGGCATAACCAAAGGCTCAGGAGTAAGCGTTTCTTGGACAGTGTGCAATTTCCAACGTTGATCTTATCTATATCCTATGTTCTCACTATAAAGTTAATTTTAAAGAGGGTTTCTCTTTTGTTGCTgcttcataataataatacaggCTGACTATTCTGAGACACAGATGCACAAAAAGAGTAAAGCAACTCTTAACACAGCACGTGGCGAACTGAGAACTGTTAACCATGCAGAGCAGCTAAAGTGTGTACTGTGCTATGATTCCACACGATGGCGCTCCTCATCCAAAATTCTTGAAACGGGACAATGCTCCTCCTGTTGCGTGACATATACTGTCTATGGACATGAGCCCAGCCGGATTGAAAGGGAGGAAACAGTGCGGATCACCGTTAAATTAACACAAAGATACTCAACGAGCAGGAAGTTTGTCTAAGATGTCTAAAATTCTCTCTGGTGTTTTGATTGACGGATTACAGTGTAGCTCCTCATGCTTTAAACTATGATATTATGcaatgcataaaataaaaatgacacaatTTGGGCAAAGATAACACATTGATTTAAAATCCACCACACTCTTCAGCAATTCAGAGATCCCTGTTTATGGCTTGAAGGTTGCCAATTAAAATCCTCCGAGGAGCTCAAATTGTTGAGGCAATCTACATTGCTCCGTGTTAAAGATTAGCCTACTTCATATGCAGAAAGGTTTATGGTTTCTTTTTGATGGTTTAAAAAATTGGGGGCTGTCGCTTTCGTGATGCCCTTGTCGTCAAACAGGGCATCACGAAGCCAGTTGGGACTGAAACTGAGATTAAAGGCTAAAAGGGCCGTTTTTTAAGGCAGTTTGAGAATTGCATACACTCAGTTGCCAGCTTATTAAGTGACCAATGCTAATACAGTCCAACAGCCTCACAATAAAGCCTACCCATTTGTTGAAACAGAGAAGTGTTGTTTAAAAGTTATGAGCTGTGGCTTGTGGTGCCGTTGAATTGCCTTACATAAAAGCCTACTGAAAGGCGAATATTGTGTCTGATTGAGGCTAATTGACAGCCTACTACTAGGGTGGATCCTCAAACACAGCCTAAAGTGATTCTCAAAATGGGGAAGTTTCCAGATTTGTTCATTTGAATAATCATGGTATgaaaaactgtatttattttggatttattCTAGCTGTAGGATAACAAAAGGCTTCATAATTCGAAAAAaccattatattttttaaatctataatAGTTCATGTATTACATTCTAATCTAAAACATAGGCCTACATTGAACCTGCAAATATGCTGttcatgtttattatttttctaatacATTTCTGTTGTGCTGTCATTCATATAACTAAGATTGGACTACATACCGAATGTTCAAGAAGCGCTGCCGCAATATATTCTCAGGGACAAGAGGGGGTCCCCGGTATATTCTTATCTATCTCATTATCTTGTAAGAAGTCCTTTGTCTCAAAAAAAGATTGAGAACCTCTGGTTTAGGCTACATAATAATCTGACTGTCTTGTTTATGACTTCCACtggctagtctcgcattgccagatctATCCACTGGCATTCAATACTGGATGACTTATTGATCTCAGTATACCGATTTTAACATATAAGCGTATTCAATTTGGTTTCCAACTGGAGGACAAGAAAGCAGAATTTGGGAACAACAGTTTAATTATCTTGGCAAACTATTTTATACATAAATGACGTTTCTTGAAAACTATTCCTGTATTTGCTGCatatataagaaaaaaatgctgttcAAGAAATGTTGTCAAATGTAACACTCATAAGGCCTTTCTGTCTGTATGACTATCTGTATACCTGAATCCCTGACTGACCGCCTTTTCATAATtattaatttctgtttttataaattatttcatttattgatattgccgattgtaaattgtaaataatgataaaaagacTGGCAAACAGCAAAATGTAGGATATTTGTTATCTGTGTCTCTCCTTGAGCACCTTAAGCTAAAACAAATTTACACAGCAGCCTGTATGTCTACCTTTGAGTGTAGTCTAGTAAGCCTATGACACGTTGTACTGTGGAGGGTGTGGATTGCAATTTCTGACATCAGGgctttcctccacagcgctgttaACGTAGTTCTAGCAATGCGAGAGAAGACTACTGTCTTACTTATCAACTTATATAATCATAACTAATAGGAtgtatagcactttacagcataATGTAGTCATACTGGGCAGATAGCATGGTGTTTTGTAAGAAGAGCCTCTTTCTCAATAACtgaattgaaaacaaaataacctTTATTGTGAAGGTAATGACCGGATGTAGCATTTCCCAGTATGGCTAACTTAGCATCTCGCAGAGCTGTCAGTGGAGCAGCCCAGTGATACCGACAAACAGGGAAAGCCCTCAGACTGTAAGTACAGTGTCCCCGGAGAAGACCGCCGCTCCGCAGTCTGCTGGCTCCACATTGAGGGCTGCTCCTCTAAACGGACCGAGAAACACTTCAAGACAGCGAGACAAAGCTGTAGCATTGATTTGTTTGTAGGGTGGTCATGGCTGATGTGAGTTCAAACGAGTCGTCCACCACGGACGTGGCGAATAGGTTTGCTCGCAAAGGTGCTTTGAGGCAAAAAAACGTCCACGAGGTCAAGAACCACAAATTCATAGCCAGGTTCTTCAAGCAACCGACTTTCTGCAGCCACTGCACCGACTTCATCTGGTAAGCCTTCCGTCTCCCACCTCCACCCTGACTGCTGCCTGTTGCATATTGGTAACTTCAGTCGAGTACACTCTGCTCGATGATGTAACACAACTTCAACTAACTTTCCCGTCTTACTCCTTCAGTCGACATTTCTCCAAGTCTTTTTTTACTAATAAAGTGACAGAAAAGGGGTGTCCAAAAGTCGGCAGTATTGTCCCTTGTCGATTTTACTCCAGGGATTCTAATTTCTCGAGATTTTGTCCAAACAACCCCAAATGGGAGGAGTTCCACTGCTGTTTATGTCTATAGTGCAGCACTGAAATAACTGTTCGTAGGAGAGTGAGTTAAACTTATGTTTAGTGTTGTGGCGTTTTGTACAAATTCTCTAATTGGGCCAATTTCCAGTGAGAAACCGGGAATTTTAAAGCagccatttttaatttagtgggacttttttttatttaccataCAATAGTGATACAAACAATCAGGGCACAATGTGTTCAATTTAGTGGGACATATATATATGCGGCCCCATTAAATCACAGAGCAACTTCAATGTTGAAATTAACACATTTCTGAACAAGTGCCATTATGTTAGTCTTGCCGGTCAACTAAAATCCAGTTGTTAAAGTTCACTTCAATTTTTGTCTTCCCTAATTAATACATTACTACTGTGACGTTGCTGAGATTAAACCTGGTTAAAGTCTTTGGATGAGCAAAGGGTTCCCCTTCCTGGCACGTGGTCTAGCAATTTCCATCTACTGGTTTTTACTGTAGGGGAAGAACTCAAGCATTTATTGCTAAAAACCCTCGCATAGCTGGCTAGATTTTAAGGAGAAACTCTGCACTTTACTGGCAATGAGAGCCCATATGGAAAATCACTCTACACTACAGAGAAATATTCACGTGGCATTTGGTTGAAACACACTTGAACTGTGCAGTGACTTGCAGAGGTACAAAGTTGCCTTTATGCAGCAGTTCTTTCCATTAGTAACACGCTGCAGTTGGAAAGTATGCGAAACATAAGGTTGCTGTGCTGCTTTTCTATTTAGATATCCACTTAGGGCTGTCTTACGTGTGAGAGGAGTAAACTTGCAGACAGCTTGGTAGTGTTGCACCCACGTTTTACTGCCCTGTGCCCTACAGGTGGGAGTGTGATCTCAGGCCCTTTTATTGCTGGTGGCTTAATACCTTGACTGTTTTACAACATGACTTGTGCCCTACCAAACATCACTCCTTAAAGCAAAACACATGCTCAACATGAAACTTAAagtgtaactctcgccaaaatgaaacctagggtctttttgtgaatgtagcCGAGTCAAACTTGAGTTTAAAAGTATTattaggacggaagcgccacttttaagatttaaattattttcgttttgggtcaaatggccttttgaataagagtgctaggggcacttctaTGATTGCATCAAaattactatttaaaaaaacactacaaacactgaaaacactgaaactttGCTTGAATATCAACAGggacatgaacacacaaactCGAGCATTAAGAGCactgtttgtgtacacaaacaatgactCACTTTAGCTGTTGGTATTTCCGGTCGCTGCCATCTCACCAGTGAAAAAGagtttgtgtacacaaacaatgttctcaatgtcTCTAGTATCATCAGGTGCTTTTTAACAatagtttgactcgggtacattcacaaaaagatcctatgttgcattttggcgagagttacactTTAAAGTTTGGGATTTGTCATGAGGTTATATTTTGTGTAGTTTTCAGTATTTGTCTTACAATTTTGGTTTCAGTTTCAGTTGGTGGGTATTTTTGGatcacactggaaaaaaaatttCTGTCCTGACAATGTGATTAAAATCACACCAATCATTTGACAGCAGTAGAACATTCACTATgtggccaaaagtatgtggacatgAGATATGTTACTGCTGAACACCTCACTCCCTCAAACGATGGGTGTTAATATTCAGCTATTACAGCCTTTTAGTCCTCTGGATAGGCTTTTGTATGATTTTGGAATCACAGGGAAGTGTTCCCAATGCAGCCACAAGATACTTAGTCAAGCCGACAATGATATTGGCCAATAAGTTATGCCTTACTGGCGGCGTTTCtatttattcatcccaaaggtgtTGGATGGGGTTGATGTCAGGGCTCAGCACAGGTCAGTCAAGATCTTTCAAGGTAAACTCAAAAGTATCTCTTTATGGACCCGTTGTTTTTCAGCGGGGCATTTTTTTTCAGCAAAGGCCTTCCCTAAAGCACACTGTTGTATGAAATATATTGTATACTTTAGCATTGACATGTAACCTTATTAAAACTAAGGGGTCTTGCCCTAAATCATTCAAAACACAGGAGTGTCCATATACTTTTGGTCATCAAATGTAGTTGAGAATATACTGTGTTCTTTGTTTCTGCCtttttctgtttatgtatggtttgtgtgtgtctgtgttttgtttatgtatggtttatatatatatatatatatatatattgatcaCAAAATGAGTATACTGCGTTCCTGTCCATGGTATGAGTCAACATATAAATTTATGAATTAATGCATttactgtgtatatgtgtgtgagtgagaatgTGAGTCGGCAACAGTTTTATTGAGCCTTCTTTGTTTTCACAGGGGGTTCGGAAAACAAGGATTCCAGTGCCAAGGTAAAAACTAAATTGACTGACATCTGACTCATTTAGattctgtgtgtgcgcgcgtgtgcgagagacatgtacagtatgttgggCTTTTATCACTAAAGACAGTTCTTCATTTGATATGTCTGCACATACTGACCTTTTTCTGCTACACTTGACCGATGTGATGTCTGCCACATGAACCCTCACATTTAGGACTGATCCATGTCTCTCTTTAGTTTGATGCTGTTTGAGACATTTAATTTGTGCAGCTACCACGAGATAATGATGTTTGATCGCCTGTGTGAATAACGGATTAATCTGTGGGTAtgtctttggttatttctgctAACTGCAGTGTTATGATGAATATGACGGGAAAGAGTGTTTTTAATGCACCAACATTATTTACATCCCGCTCAtgatttgtttgctgttttgcaAGCATGCCATTTGTTTACCCACAGTCAGTGTTGTGTTATTCATAATGTGTCTAGTATATTAAACAGCATAGAATTTGACGGGGGTTTACAGTTTGTTGCTGCGGTCTAGTTCTTTTGAGCTTTTTGCATGCTGctgaatttgtttaaaaaatgttaattatcACAGTGACGATTAggaatgtaatgtttttttcagtaaagTGATTACTAATAATTGAAGCGTTTGCTTAGGCCTGTTAATAGAGAACAGTTTGGCGAAAAAAGAGACTAATAAAAGTGTGTTTGATAGTAACTGTgagatgaaaacaaaagaatgacAGGTGAGACTATTTTTGAGAAAAAGGGGGGAAACAGAAAGTGTAACCCCCAACTTCCACAGGATgcgtaacggctgcggatcggctctGCTGCGTGACaactccgtgctccgccgtccgtcaatacccaccaggtccagtTTTtttgcagaacggctgcggccatgactgacagctgaagtctcaaggacccacgagatctcgcagaTTCATGTAACataaaaccacaaaaccaacaacagtttgtttccatccagaggagtagagaggaaacaactctgtgctgtgttttcaaggtgtagtatagtatagtatatgatCTGCCGCGAgcacggtctattttattttgaaaataaccctgatgttttattgccgtgtgctgaattgctgcggagctctccggcatcCTGCAAAAAtggaagctctgcgtatctgctccggagggctccGGATCGCCGGAGcagatccgcagccgttccgcatcctgtggaaattaGGGGTAAGAGAGGAGGATAGAAAAGATTAGAGAAGAggtacataacacacacataaggACACAGCTAGTTCCCCACGTCAGCCTCCAGATCACTAGCATCACTGAAGGTGGTTTTAGAACCTGCTATTTTGAGCTTTAGCATGCATCAACTCTCCAAATTCCTCTTCTAATGTGGAAATGTTTGGGCTTGCCAAAGTCTGATTCTGATGGCGAGTGCCCAGGTAGCAGTGCAGTGCATGATGTTAAACTGATGTTTCACTTAGATAGAGATCCTTTTATGTGGTTTCAAAAGTCTTTTATATATGCTATCGCTGATACCTGAAGGCCGTTttctagttttcttttttcttttattaaattaCCAAAATAGGTAACTATCTTTCAAGAGGGACCTGTATCCACAAGCGCATTCAGTAAAAGATAACAGAAAATACACAattatagaaaatgaaaatacatcagTGTTTACTTTTTAGGATTTTTGGAGGGCAGGTCTGTCTGAACAACAAGACaacaataatctttaaaaaataaaaaaagacgcACACACGCAATCTCAACTGGCTAGTTATCTTCCAGACAGCGGCagtctctttcttctttttccgcCGAGTGGCACGCGTGCCTGCTCGCGGTGTGAAGCGCGTGCCCgtgctattctccgacatgcaccCTAACAATCACTGCTGATAGATGGCCTTTTGTACAGCCCAAATTCTGATACTGTAGGGGCAGAAAtttcaacatagaggaaacactgtaaCTATCACTAGTACTGTACATTTTTCCCAAcactaaaaatgaaaacatccaGTGAATGACTTGATTGGAAACGCTCTTGATGGATTT of the Etheostoma spectabile isolate EspeVRDwgs_2016 chromosome 2, UIUC_Espe_1.0, whole genome shotgun sequence genome contains:
- the LOC116706597 gene encoding beta-2-glycoprotein 1 translates to MASTLALLVLCQVALYTTVTSIKVCGRPLVTDGIDKSTLKRVYEFGEEVTLTCGQGYLPSTVTHRRIICTDTGEWTQSDLACSPKMCPIPRPLQPLAMGRTEAPFKSVLNFTCDDGYVMQGASESRCLHDGTWSDPPPLCKAVNCPLPKPPSDGRIVHDKPVTGSTTMYGQGWTYECNPPKAPSYERGSCMADGSATEPPVCREVSCTIPTGIPNGFITFAVKRQHGYKEKVKYACNEHYILDGEAEIQCQNTGNWSSKPVCRAPCTVNIKRGRIFYNAKKLWISDLKPNRVLHGEHVVFYCLNRAEKCGYPVASTCNDGTLPIPECFEEPGNMEYNLRPKTLPSEIAMCAASPPASPTSSARPA